The DNA segment ATGTTCATCATCGTTCTCATTGTCCATCGTCTCCTGACTGGATACGGTCATGTTGTCGTTGTTTCTGGGTCCTGATGCTGCATTATTGGTGATTGGCTGGATCTGATTCTCAGCTGCCGATGTAAACAGGTTCAGAGACCTTACTCCTCCTGCAGATCGAATCATCTCTCCTATTTCTAAATCATTGGGATTGGTTGGACCAATCAATAAAAGATCCAAGGCTGTGAGGCCAAATGAGTTCACAGCATTCACATCCAAGCGAGGATAACTAATCAAGAATCGAATATTCTGCACAAAATTTGTCATCAATGCAAACGTTTTATGTTAGACAATCAGTTTCTTTACACtacttcctttcctttttctattttaatttttctatgatAGGTAGATATCTGAAGACTGGCAGACAGTGCCCTGCATGATACTGGGCCTGCATGTAGCCTTTGACCAGGTCTGCATATCTATGGTTGAAATTGAAGATGTGAGAAACAGTCAATTGCATTTTTATTTTGGCTACATTTGTGAAAATGTGTAAATATTACAAACTGTAGGTTTAAGATAATAATTTACCTGAATTTGTTTTCGAACTGCAGCCAAATGCAACACTCTATTGCCTTCACCATCAGCTAAATTCAATAGAGACTTGATATGCTGTCCTTGAAGTAGAAACAAGAATGCCTCGCTCATGTTGTTCTTCACAGCAAGATGGAGTATCGTCTCCTTCTGAACAGTTACCTCCGAAGCAGACTCTGGACATGCTGCAAGCAATTCTCCCATGACATCAACTCTGCCTCTAATGACTGCACAATGAAGAGGAGTCCTCCCATCCTGATCTGTTCTCATGCAAAGCTCTTTAACGACCAAGCGCTCGTGTCCAAATTCCAGCAGCATTCTCACCATTTCGACATGACCATTGGAAGAAGCCAAGTGCAAAGGGCTATAGCCATCTTGATTGAGTTGTTGAACAAATGGAGGATGCACCCTCAAAATTTCCCTGCCAAAACTTGCGTATCCAAGCAAGCAGGCTATGTGTAAGGGTGTCTCAGCACAACTTGGTGAGATTCTTGCTAGGATGAGCGGATCTCCTTGCAGTAAATAACATAATGCTTCCTCGTCACCTGCAAGAGTAGCATCAAACAACCTGCTATCCATTTCTAAATAAACAAGAATATTCTGATTGCTTCAACTAAAGCTTTACACTGCCACTCTTCTTATAGAGGCTTTCggatgttttattattattttttttatgcaaGACCAGTTCAAGGAATATTTTGGGAAACTGACATCAAGATAACCACTGCTGGAAAATAGTCCAAAAGAAGAGTCCATAGACATCAGAAGAAACTTTTATGGTTGaatttcttccctttttcttccttcttttcaaTTGGTTTTATCTGAGGAATGATTGGATTCTTACACAAGGCAATGGAATTGCAATCATAGAAGTTTCGTCTACAGGATTAATTAAGTGCTAATAGCATACTTAATCTATTCTTTCTCTATCTCGGCATATTAAACCGTAAAACTCCCGGGGTTTTGACATGGACCTGTACCAATATCCCACAATACAATACAATAATCTGTAAATGTAGAAGCAGACAGAAAGATGGATGGGATACCAATATCCCACAATACAATAATCTGTAAATGTAGAAGCAGACAGAAAGATGgatgggatatatatatatatatatatatatatatatatatattcagccACAGGATAAATTAAACGCGTAAAACTCATGGGGTTTCGACATGGACCTGTACCAACAACCCACAATACGAATAATCTGGAAATGTAGAAGCATGGGGTTTTGACATGGACCTGTACCAATAACCCACAATACACTAATCTGGAAATGTAGAAGCAAACGAAAGATGgatgggatatatatatatatatatatatatatatatatatatatatatatatatatatatatatatatatatatatatatatatatatatctttaagCAAAACTCCTGAAAAGGATTTTGGAAATTTctcatcttttatatatatatatatatcccatcCATCTTTCTGTTTGCTTCTACATTTCCAGATTAGTGTATTGTGGGTTATTGGTACAGGTCCATGTCAAAACCCCATGCTTCTACATTTCCAGATTATTGTATTGTGGGTTGTTGGTACAGGTCCATGTCGAAACCCCATGAGTTTTACGCGTTTAATTTATCCTGTggctgaatatatatatatatatatatatatatatatatatatatatatatatatatatatatatatatcttcaaGCAAAACTCCTGAAAAGGATTTTGGAAATTTCTCATCTTTTCATCAATGGCTAAAAGtatgaataaaataaacacaaatTTAAGAAGCTAAACCAGATAGCCACTCAGCACTGGGTCgttattattgttaattatttttcatttcaTAGATGGTAAAGCTTCTTCATTAAGGTTTTTAAATCAAGGGGATCATTTCTATCACAAACAGCTTTATGGCTTTGTTAATGGCTCTGCCTCTGTAGGTTTAGCTGGAATCCATTGTGATTCTCTAGCTTGTGGCAAATTGTGAACACAGAAAGAATGGTCCTATAAATATATTAGTTCAAAGGAAAATTAGAAGAAATCCTGAAGGCTAATTAGAAGATAGCTTGTCttcctcatctctctctctcctaaGATTATTTATGGGTTACTGTGTAGCTCATCAGTGACCAGTCGTAACTGATCCATTATGCCTCTattgaataaaaaagaaaaaaaataataattgtcaGTTtggtttaattattttctttttaaaaaattaaaacaaaaactgattaaaatttttgaaaatgatTAAGGTGGCTGCCGTTTTGTTTTGAGGGGCCATCGTTTTGTAGATCTGTCCAGCCCAGACTCCAAAAAGTTTTGAACTGATCCAGcttcatttaaatttttggaCTTGATGTGAGAGAAGGGGCCGAgaagagaaataaaataaaataaaattgataaaagaagttaatcaaattaaataattttaaataatttaatatataaattttttaaaagcattatataatttttattttatacaattaattaatcaattcaattgaaataaataaaaaatatataaaatatcatTTGTAGATGTAAATATACAATAAAtacatattttatataatttttaattataattgtgttaatttatattttaattttaatattttataatttaattttaaaaatcttaaaatataatgcaaatatatatataagttcaaattaattaatataaacttaatttaattcattaatttaaaagTGATTAATCATGAAACTGATTAAGGGACTGTTTAGTTTAACTATTAAAAACACCTGATAATTATGAGCTGATAGCCGTTACTGTTAGCTAATAGTTAATGATAGCTGATTTATATTAAGTGTATTAGTAAAACTATGTTTGGATATTACTATTAATATATGAAATAACTAATAagtgtatatatcatataatttattttattattaaaataaatataaaattataaattaattatattatattatttaatttattactaAATTAATATACTATatcatatcatttattatattagtataataaatatataattattaatttattatattatatcatttattttattattgaaataaaaaaataattaattttttttaaaataattaaataacttaaaaaatataaataaaacaataaagtaattattattcttgataaagaaaaaaacttataattaattttaagttttcagatgtaaataaatattttatattttatgttattaataaaaaaaatttaataaagttAAAATGCGTTAATTAAGATgttcaaattataaataaaaaagataaaaatattaataatattaattttcaaattaaatgaaaaaagatAATatggttaaaataaaaaataaaatcaaatacgTTATCGACTGAtaagaaacagctctaaaaatagagttaATACAAACTGTAGTTGATAGGTATCATATCAGTTACCCATCAGctattagttttatttttttaaactcaCTAAACATTCTAGTTCACCTGTTTGAGTATCTATTAACTATCAGCTGCACTCAACAGGTaaatgatgcatgcattttagatcatcatttaggtgtaatttttgcacataatttacccttgttcatagttattattatagatattagcatatatttcgtcaattttataattttcacacttcttagtttaatttttgaaatttatttgttttgtaggttaaatttggagaaatttggtgtattttgatcagagtagctatttggaggagattagagttgaattgcaaaaatttttgaagttgagtaaaaaatggccgagagcttcacaacctgcagcacaaccgatttagcttatgtcgcaggttgtgtcgatcgtcagatattcaggccgagagttacacaacttgcgacacaacccgcgacacaaccaattcagtttatgtcatttttactggaaatggctgacgtggcattttcgttactctgattttatacctcactttctctggaatcttccacatttttacccattctagggcagacccctaacccatataaagtctcctttatcattttctttccataaggaggaagggaggcatttttggcaagaaagaAGGAGAGGAAGAGAGGAGCACGTGAAGCATTTTTGCAGCAGCAGCAGAGGCGTTCTGCATTCTCCAACAGCAGATTCTTctgcatttttctgggtttttctattccttaacttagatttccattatttcttcatttatacacttgggtttgtcttgaaactatgatttgtgagtagttattagagattctagagatgggtttgtaaatattgttttgtgttgtggttttgaactgatttagccatttaaatgaggtttgttacattttgatttattgcttgtgagcttgttgccttgcttgatgaatgggccctcattaagttaagctttaatccttaatagatggactgaaaagtgaatatttgggatagataatcttgcaataaacttagttttcttggtgttagagataagctaagaggattaaggggactttccaaaatcaattagagctttaattgggtttttgttaggtttgaaataccgtgaaaacagggtttgatttaatgaaaaccaactttgagatgcttgaaaaaggtttcaaaaatttaagaattgatttccctcaaaattgcaattctcatgtgtttggctaaattagggataaaccacatgcaaacaatattgaaaatccaatctctagaatcactttaatttttattgaatttagatttaattcctctaaatttcataaatagcaaaTTGCAATTTAAatcttggtaatctagtttagttaatttagttaattgtttaatttagtttaaattcctcaaatacaaattttaatttcaaatttcatttttaatatctttaaattttgtcattctaattagcttatccttttatttccaatttaagcataattccctgtgggattgatatcattttttttaaaactatactactgtgacccatgcacttgcggacacactaatcaagtttttggcgccgttgccgaggaattgtttgtttttaagttggattttaattgttttaagctgattagaatttttattttcttttattttcactgttgttccttgtgtttttcaggtacttttcttgtttatgagacgatcgaaaagcacaagtgatactgaattgttgttcaatcttgaaattgaaaaattctgccgaGCCAACAAAAgggaatacaagagaagaaaggaagcagaaaaagaagaacaacaaagatttgagcaagaggagacaattgaaaatatggagaatcaaaatagagctattggtggagataatggaggaaatgagcaaaatagacaaaatgaagttgttaatcaaaatgatcctcagagaagatccatgttggattatgcttttcctagatgtgctgatgtgagagataacagacctatcattggagctaatcagtttgagttaaagactggtctcattcaaatgattcagaattcacaatttggaggtagtccacttgaaaatcctcattctcatttgaagaaatttttgatgatatgtggcacacaaaggcagcctggagtttcagatgaagttattcggctcaccttatttccattctctcttcgggattcagcattggagtggtatgactcacttctacaagctactatagctacttgggagcagctatctcaagcttttctatctcagtttttcccacctgggaagactactcatttgaggaatttaatggtagcttttaagccaagggatgatgaaactttgtatgaatcttggatgagatttaaggagcttgaaaggcaatgtcctcatcatgaaatacccaaatggatgattgttcagaatttctacaccagagttactccagccataagaaacacaattgattcacaagcaggaggagatttcatgagaatgacaagtgaagaatgctatgatctattagagaagattgctcataatatccatttgtggggaaatcctagagcacttgagccaaagaaggctggaatttatgaacttgactcagttagctacatgaatgcaagatttgatcagttgactcagcttcttagtgatttttgcacaaaggcaacaacctcaactcctacaactatgcaacaagttgccttcacagatggaacccaaagttgtggagttgattactcttcttatagtgatgattatttgcaagaacaagctgcttatgcaggaggttatcaagagaaacctatgggaaattcttactctaatgtgaacaactcaacatggagaccacaagcaacttttgctcaacaatgtcaaagctcaaattatgctcataactaGCAGTTTATGCATCAgaataggcctcaatttcagcctcaatttcagcccacaaggcaaccacaacctggatatcaagcaagagcacaacaatcccttccacctcatgaaccgaagccaaccttggaaagcatgatggagaaattttttgctgaacaaagcaagatgaatagcaaattggaggaagaaatgcaacacatgagacaaaccatggatcaattacaagtccataaccgtatgttggagactcaattggctcaacaagcaagctcatcgggaagcaaatcctatgggaaactacctagccaaccacaaaaccctcatgaacaatgtaaggttgtgaccttgagaagtggtaagaaagttggtcaagagagtgaaaacaagagagaagaaaaagagagcacaaaagaagaaaattcagttgagagcaagaaaaatgaaaaagaagaagaaagcaaaagtgagcaagatgagggagagaaaccatacatcccacctgagccttacaagcccacccttccctaccctcaaagattcatcaagcataagctagacaaacaatttggcaaattccttgaagtgctaaagaagttgtatatcaatgtgccattcactgaggcactatcccaaatgccaagttatgctaagtttttgaaggagattcttaccaacaagagaaggctagaagattatgacaccatcaacttaggagagcaatgcagtgctataattcagaagaagttacctcccaaactcaaagatccgggtgtgttttccattccttgtcatataggtgataattgtgtggcaaatgccttatgtgaccttggagctagcgtcagcctaatgccacttttaatatatgagaagttgaatatgagagagttgaagcccacaaacatgtatctttcattggctgaccgttcaattaagtatccagaaggcattctagaaaatgtgcctatcaaggttgggaaattctacattccgatggactttgtcattttagatatggaagacgacacaaaagttcctatcttattgggaagaccctttttggtaacatctggtgcattaattgatgtaaagggtgagaaattgacacttagagtgggagatgatcaaatgatattcaacatcaatccagccatgaaaaggaaacatgaagaagttgagtcttgtttgcgggtagacattattgatgagattgttcaagagcatttcagaaaaggctatccacaagacccacttgaaaattgcttagtccatggtgggagcattgatgatgacaatcataacatagctgcttttgcacaacacttggagagctctccaccatATCCTGAAGGCACAAATTTtcagcttgaagaagtgcaaaatttggagatcaaaccaccatcattaaaggtagaggatgccccaaaggtagatcttaaacctcttccttccaacctcaggtatgcttttcttggaccaaatggaacatatcctgttataattaatgcatctttgactgatattgagaatgaaaaattgttaagagttttgagagaatatataagagttttgggttatgcaattgatgatataaagggaattagtccaacagtctgtatgcataggattttcctagagccaaatagtaaacctttccattgaacaccaaagaagattgaatcctacaatgaaggatgttgtgaaaaaggaaatcctaaaattactagctgctggaattatttaccctatttctgacagtgagtgggttagtcctgtgcatgttgtaccaaaaaaaggtggggtgacagttgttaaaaatgagaataatgaattgatacccactagaactgttacaggttagagaatgtgcatagactataggaagttgactaatgctacaagaaaagaccattttccccttccttttatggatcaaatgttagagagattagccaagcattcattcttttgttacttagatggatattctggtttctttcaaattccaatccatcctgatgaccaagaaaaaactacctttacctgtccctatggcacctttgcctatcaaaggatgccattcggattgtgtaatgcgcctggcacatttcaaaggtgcatgatgaccatttttttttattttattgaagaaattatggaggtcttcatggatgacttttcagtatatggcactaattttgattcatgcttgactaatttgtctaaaatcttgcagaggtgtgctgataatgatctggtgttgaattgggagaaatgccactttatggtccaagaggggatcgttttagggcatttgatctcaaaccggggaatagaagtagatagagccaaaatagaaattattgaaaaaatgccccctccaaccactgtcaacGGAGTGCGGGgttttcttggacatgccgggttttaccggcgatttattcaggatttttctaaacttgctaaacccttaacaaatcttttgaatcatgatgttaaatttgattttaattaggattgtatggttgctttttgcaggttaaagacggcattaacaacagctcctatcatgcaacccccggattggactttgccattcgaaatcatgtgtgatgcaagcgagtttgctgttggagctgtccttggccagcgaaaagatagaaaaccttatgccatttactatgcaagccgaacccttgatgaagctcaagtcaattatgctacaactgaaaaggagttccttgcggtagtatttgcactcaataaatttcgttcttatttggtcaactcaaaggtaatagttttcactgatcatgcagcaataaggtatttaatgagcaagaaagaagctaaatctaggttcattagatggattttgttacttcaagaatttgatttagaaataagagacaaaaaaggtgttgagaatgtggcggctgatcacctttctaggataaaaactgaaaataaagatgatgaaatgatgaaattgtgccaattgatgagtttttttatgaatgagcagttgtatgtgttgaaatctgcacttccatggtttgctgatattgtgaatttcttgtcttgtggtgtcttgccacctgactTATCTTGGCAgtaaaagaaaagattcttgcatgatgttaaattttattcttggaaagaacctcttttgtttaggagatgtaatgatggaataattaggagatgtataccagaggaagaaataaatgatgttatttaccattgtcattcctctgaatatggtggtcattttagtgtctcaaaaactattgaaaaagtcttgacatcaggtttctattggcctaatatgtttaaacatgtgagagactttgtaagcaagtgtgataggtgtcaaagggtaggcaacatttccaagagagatgagatgccccaacagtccatattagaagttgaattatttgatgtgtggggaattgatttcatggggccatttccatcttcttatgggaataaatatatcttggtaggggtagactatgtatctaaatgggtaaaagctattgctacacctactaatgatgcaaaagttgtggtgaaatttctgaaaaaatttgttttgacctgATTtagtgccccacgtgccataatcagtgatggtggtagccatttttgcaaccaccaatttgaaaaattgatgagaaagtatggggtaaagcataggattgccacaccatatcacccttaaacaaatggccaagtagaaatcacaaatagagaaattaagcaaatcttggagaaaactgtcaac comes from the Hevea brasiliensis isolate MT/VB/25A 57/8 chromosome 5, ASM3005281v1, whole genome shotgun sequence genome and includes:
- the LOC131179983 gene encoding ankyrin repeat-containing protein BDA1-like; this encodes MDSRLFDATLAGDEEALCYLLQGDPLILARISPSCAETPLHIACLLGYASFGREILRVHPPFVQQLNQDGYSPLHLASSNGHVEMVRMLLEFGHERLVVKELCMRTDQDGRTPLHCAVIRGRVDVMGELLAACPESASEVTVQKETILHLAVKNNMSEAFLFLLQGQHIKSLLNLADGEGNRVLHLAAVRKQIQNIRFLISYPRLDVNAVNSFGLTALDLLLIGPTNPNDLEIGEMIRSAGGVRSLNLFTSAAENQIQPITNNAASGPRNNDNMTVSSQETMDNENDDEHLKDMTNGLLMMASIVATVTFQIAVTPPGGFWQDSDSSSSSTTNSNTTAVGHIAGIAILYDRDRKNFDAFIGLNTQAFLASLSLIMALLCPTHARWKWATVRHVTEFLVFMIISLFVEAVTFTTKQSLYRSPLLLLSTLPWLFLIMFLVGMPFVISDSKRRDLQSEHV